The Deinococcus sonorensis KR-87 genome includes a window with the following:
- a CDS encoding ABC transporter ATP-binding protein, with protein sequence MTQTEQLGRPLPLLSVRDLEVQYRRRRRDPVLKASDHVSLDVFPGETVGVVGESGSGKSTVAKAALGLAPVHAGSISLAGRDITHLGPRGRRDLSRILQVVFQDPNASLNPYLTVGRSLSEPLEVHGLRPGPELRQRVADALERVGLPPEAAARYPAQFSGGQKQRLAIARALIVDPQLVICDEAVSALDLSIQAQILNLLVEQQRGKQLSYLFISHDIEVVRYISDRIYVLYLGQVMETGPARAVTGNPAHPYTQELLDAAPVANPRVQRQRNTMARQVAASAVAPSLLTTSQGCPFAPRCPYVIDICRAERPPLVPTDAGGLTACHRYPEWRALRPTPEVFSHE encoded by the coding sequence ATGACCCAGACCGAGCAACTCGGCCGGCCCCTCCCCCTGCTCTCAGTCCGGGACCTGGAGGTGCAGTACCGACGGCGCCGGCGTGACCCGGTGCTCAAGGCCTCCGATCACGTCAGCCTCGACGTCTTCCCTGGCGAAACGGTTGGGGTGGTGGGCGAGTCCGGCTCCGGCAAGTCCACCGTCGCCAAGGCCGCCCTCGGCCTGGCTCCCGTCCACGCCGGTTCCATTTCCCTCGCTGGGCGGGACATCACCCACCTGGGTCCGCGCGGTCGACGTGACCTGAGCCGGATCCTGCAGGTGGTCTTCCAGGACCCCAACGCCTCGCTCAACCCCTACCTCACCGTCGGCCGCTCCCTCAGTGAGCCGCTGGAAGTCCATGGCCTGCGTCCTGGCCCCGAACTGCGCCAGCGGGTGGCGGACGCGCTGGAACGCGTGGGCCTCCCGCCCGAAGCGGCCGCCCGCTACCCCGCGCAGTTCTCCGGCGGGCAGAAGCAGCGCCTGGCGATCGCCCGCGCCTTGATCGTCGACCCGCAGCTGGTGATCTGCGACGAGGCCGTCAGCGCCCTGGACCTCTCGATCCAGGCGCAGATCCTGAACCTGCTGGTCGAGCAGCAGCGCGGCAAGCAGCTGAGCTACCTGTTCATCAGCCACGACATCGAGGTGGTGCGCTACATCTCCGACCGCATCTACGTGCTGTACCTCGGGCAGGTGATGGAGACGGGCCCGGCGAGGGCCGTGACCGGGAATCCGGCGCACCCGTACACCCAGGAGTTGCTGGACGCGGCCCCGGTGGCCAACCCGCGGGTCCAGCGCCAACGGAACACCATGGCGCGCCAGGTGGCGGCCAGCGCTGTCGCCCCTTCCCTCCTGACGACCAGCCAGGGGTGCCCATTTGCGCCGCGCTGTCCGTACGTGATCGACATCTGCCGCGCCGAGCGCCCCCCGCTGGTCCCGACCGACGCGGGCGGCCTCACCGCCTGCCACCGCTATCCCGAATGGCGCGCCCTGCGCCCCACCCCGGAGGTGTTCTCCCATGAATGA
- a CDS encoding dipeptide/oligopeptide/nickel ABC transporter permease/ATP-binding protein, with translation MTHLAAPPLIRPRRFPLLRALLRQPTAVVALAFLTLIVLASLFARQLAPYTPDAFDLPARLSGPTARHLLGADELGRDILSRLLYGGTKALLGILEAVLTAVLVAVPVGILAGYLGGALDRAVSFVTDLVLAIPAIILVLVVLTVFPNNLNAAMIALGLLVAPGFARIIRGVTLPLKEADFVAAARIAGVSEGTIMARHILPGVTRTAIVQASFVAANALLFAVALGFLGLTASPGEAEWGQIVAAAAQQISTQPWLLVPSGGLIALMALALMLLGNALRDATADVGSAAEVARPARGTTGSTPNETRARTAASSPARPADPAALLSVRDLSVVFEQRGQETLIVDHVSFDVHPGETVGLVGESGAGKSVTALAVLRLLASGGRIRGGQVWFEGQDITGLDDRAFDRLRGRALGLISQEPLSSLDPAFTVGSQLGELVGLHDRVSGTRNRERCLELLRQVQIRQPERVLSSFPHELSGGMAQRVAMAMALSGRPRLLIADEPTTALDVTVQKEILGLLRQLQEGTGMSVLIVTHNLGVVADLCDRVLVLYAGQVFEDAAVDELFDRPLNPYTLGLLGANPAHAQPGEPLTVIPGRVPPPGSWPTHCRFAARCAFAAPECTAGPVPLLQPVNQHFSRCVRIDEVFPTAAPGRAPHATATTPAAGHQEAS, from the coding sequence GTGACCCACCTCGCCGCTCCCCCCCTCATCCGACCGCGCCGCTTCCCGCTCCTGCGTGCCCTGCTGCGGCAACCCACCGCCGTCGTTGCGCTGGCGTTCCTGACGCTGATCGTCCTCGCGTCGCTGTTCGCCCGGCAGCTTGCTCCGTATACCCCCGACGCCTTCGACCTGCCGGCCCGCCTCAGCGGCCCCACCGCCCGTCATCTGCTGGGTGCCGACGAGCTGGGCCGGGACATTCTCAGCCGCCTGCTGTACGGCGGCACCAAAGCGCTGCTGGGCATCCTGGAAGCGGTGCTGACCGCCGTGCTGGTCGCCGTGCCGGTCGGCATCCTCGCCGGCTACCTCGGTGGCGCCCTCGACCGCGCCGTGTCGTTCGTCACCGATCTGGTCTTAGCCATCCCCGCGATCATCCTGGTGCTGGTGGTGCTCACGGTCTTCCCCAACAACCTGAACGCGGCGATGATCGCCCTGGGCCTGCTGGTCGCGCCCGGCTTCGCCCGCATCATCCGCGGCGTCACCCTGCCGCTGAAGGAAGCGGACTTTGTGGCCGCCGCGCGCATCGCCGGGGTGTCGGAAGGCACCATCATGGCCCGCCACATCCTGCCGGGCGTGACCCGCACCGCCATCGTGCAGGCGTCCTTCGTGGCCGCGAATGCGCTGCTGTTCGCGGTGGCGCTGGGGTTCCTGGGGCTGACCGCCAGCCCCGGCGAGGCGGAGTGGGGGCAGATCGTCGCGGCGGCCGCGCAGCAGATCAGCACCCAACCGTGGCTGCTCGTGCCGTCGGGCGGGCTGATCGCGCTGATGGCCCTGGCGCTGATGCTGCTCGGCAATGCCCTGCGCGACGCCACCGCCGATGTCGGCAGCGCCGCCGAGGTGGCACGCCCGGCCAGGGGAACGACAGGCTCCACCCCCAATGAGACGAGGGCGCGGACCGCAGCGAGCTCGCCTGCGCGCCCGGCGGATCCGGCCGCCCTGCTGTCGGTGCGGGACCTGAGCGTGGTGTTCGAGCAGCGTGGACAGGAGACGCTGATCGTCGATCACGTCAGCTTCGATGTTCACCCCGGCGAGACGGTCGGGCTGGTCGGCGAGTCCGGAGCGGGCAAAAGCGTGACGGCCCTCGCGGTGCTCCGGCTGCTGGCGAGCGGCGGGCGGATCCGCGGCGGCCAGGTGTGGTTCGAGGGTCAGGACATCACTGGCCTCGACGACCGGGCCTTCGACCGGTTGCGCGGCCGGGCGCTGGGGTTGATTTCCCAGGAGCCGCTGTCCAGCCTGGATCCGGCCTTCACCGTCGGCAGCCAGCTCGGCGAACTGGTCGGCCTCCATGATCGGGTGTCCGGCACCAGGAACCGGGAGCGCTGCCTGGAGCTGCTGCGGCAGGTGCAGATCCGCCAGCCGGAACGCGTGTTGAGTTCCTTCCCGCACGAATTGTCTGGCGGCATGGCCCAGCGCGTCGCGATGGCGATGGCCCTCTCCGGACGGCCCAGATTACTGATCGCGGATGAACCCACCACAGCGCTGGACGTCACGGTGCAGAAGGAGATCCTGGGCCTGCTGCGCCAGCTGCAGGAGGGCACCGGCATGTCGGTGCTGATCGTCACGCACAATTTGGGCGTCGTGGCGGACCTGTGCGACCGCGTCCTTGTGCTGTACGCCGGGCAGGTGTTCGAAGACGCAGCGGTGGATGAGCTGTTCGACCGGCCGCTGAACCCCTACACCCTGGGCCTGCTCGGCGCCAATCCCGCGCACGCCCAGCCGGGGGAACCGCTCACGGTGATCCCTGGGCGCGTGCCGCCCCCAGGCTCCTGGCCCACCCACTGCCGCTTCGCCGCCCGGTGTGCCTTCGCCGCGCCGGAATGCACCGCTGGACCGGTGCCACTCCTGCAACCGGTGAATCAGCACTTCAGTCGCTGCGTCCGCATCGACGAGGTGTTCCCGACAGCTGCGCCGGGTCGGGCACCCCACGCCACGGCCACCACCCCAGCCGCGGGCCACCAGGAGGCCTCATGA
- a CDS encoding Nif3-like dinuclear metal center hexameric protein, giving the protein MNDAPSTPLSVRNAIDTVLAQAAVPALSHTADTFKTGDPDAPLTGIVTTFLATADVIRQAADQGANLIITHEPTFYSAEDTDDLSWLEGDPVYQAKRRLIEDHGMVIWRFHDYWHMMRPDGIVTGLANLMGWTVDPPAVSMHDVMQMQAMTAGNGWDKRIAGAATGIATIPETSLVDLARQLKDRLGAASVRMIGPDDLSVRRVGLTLGALPGKMTIATLQRDDVDVVISGETREWETCEFLRDAEAFGRPKGMLVVGHALSEEPGMAYLAEWLRPLCPGVPVTHIPCGDPFRTV; this is encoded by the coding sequence ATGAATGACGCGCCCTCAACTCCCCTGTCCGTCCGGAACGCCATCGACACCGTCCTCGCTCAGGCTGCCGTGCCGGCCCTCTCCCACACGGCCGACACCTTCAAAACCGGCGATCCGGACGCGCCGCTCACCGGCATCGTCACCACCTTCCTGGCGACGGCCGACGTCATCCGTCAGGCCGCCGATCAGGGCGCCAATCTGATCATCACGCACGAACCCACCTTCTACTCCGCCGAGGACACCGACGACCTCAGCTGGCTCGAAGGGGACCCGGTCTATCAGGCGAAACGCCGCCTGATCGAGGACCACGGCATGGTCATCTGGCGCTTCCACGATTACTGGCACATGATGCGTCCGGACGGCATCGTGACGGGCCTGGCGAACCTGATGGGGTGGACCGTCGACCCGCCGGCGGTCTCCATGCATGACGTGATGCAGATGCAGGCCATGACCGCCGGCAACGGCTGGGACAAGCGGATCGCCGGCGCTGCCACGGGCATCGCCACGATCCCGGAAACGTCCCTGGTGGACCTCGCCCGGCAGCTGAAGGACCGGCTGGGCGCCGCTTCGGTGCGGATGATCGGCCCGGATGACCTGAGCGTCCGCCGGGTGGGCCTGACGTTGGGCGCCCTGCCGGGCAAGATGACCATCGCCACCCTGCAGCGCGACGACGTGGACGTGGTGATCAGCGGAGAAACGCGCGAGTGGGAAACCTGCGAGTTCCTCCGGGACGCCGAGGCCTTCGGCCGGCCGAAAGGCATGCTGGTCGTGGGACACGCCCTCAGCGAGGAGCCGGGCATGGCCTACCTGGCCGAATGGCTGCGTCCCCTCTGTCCTGGCGTGCCGGTCACCCACATCCCCTGCGGTGACCCGTTTCGGACCGTTTGA